The following proteins are co-located in the Ailuropoda melanoleuca isolate Jingjing chromosome 13, ASM200744v2, whole genome shotgun sequence genome:
- the C13H17orf78 gene encoding uncharacterized protein C17orf78 homolog isoform X1: protein MDTILVFSLIITSYDVGKKELRDSSCHVEQLPGLFPMDVRKIRDVLMQEAQAEAKNSTFIQNQTVATLQCLGSGSKVKVNLVYSEKRSKVKQTLKNLRVIATPHRNSTASPNCHLTPTSKFQTGALLTGKAFLPGISQCKVYAVMRAASQTFSTTTTITSITPGNKEGEKTTSIDDFSSPSKEDTDENLKKRQKWSIVVKFLIAVTLLFSGVAIIVFVIFEVPCPSQCRGARELCQCQRLWRRQRKEGQQTAAAESQPESQPKKESGLCMVGQDAPNSSNSKKTTGITIIHETYF, encoded by the exons ATGGATACCATCTTGGTTTTCAGCCTAATCATTACATCCTATGATGTCGGCAAGAAAG AACTCAGAGATAGCAGCTGCCACGTGGAACAGCTGCCTGGACTCTTCCCAATGGATGTGAGAAAAATCAGGGATGTGCTGATGCAAG AGGCTCAGGCAGAAGCCAAAAATTCTACATTCATTCAGAATCAGACTGTGGCTACCCTTCAGTGCCTTGGCTCTGGGAGCAAAGTCAAAGTCAACCTTGTGTATTCAGAGAAAAGGTCAAAGGTCAAGCAGACTCTGAAGAACCTGAGAGTCATCGCCACTCCCCATAGAAACAGCACTGCCTCCCCAAACTGTCACTTAACTCCCACATCCAAGTTTCAGACTGGAGCCCTCCTAACAGGCAAAG CTTTTTTACCAGGGATCTCCCAATGTAAGGTCTATGCAGTGATGAGGGCTGCATCACAGACTTTTTCTACCACCACGACCATCACCTCCATAACTCCTGGGaataaagaaggagagaaaactaCAAGTATTGATGATTTTTCTAGCCCTTCGAAAGAAG ACACAGATGAGAACCTAAAGAAGAGGCAGAAATGGAGCATTGTGGTCAAATTTCTGATTGCTGTCACCCTGTTATTCAGTGGAGTCGCCATTATAGTGTTTGTCATTTTTGAAGTCCCATGCCCT AGTCAATGCCGGGGAGCCAGAGAGCTATGCCAATGCCAGCGGTTGTGgagaaggcaaaggaaggaaggCCAGCAAACTGCGGCAGCTGAATCCCAACCTGAGTCTCAGCCCAAGAAGGAAAGTGGTCTCTGTATG GTTGGACAAGATGCTCCCAACTCATCAAACTCAAAGAAAACTACAGGGATCACTATCATCCACGAGACATACTTCTGA
- the C13H17orf78 gene encoding uncharacterized protein C17orf78 homolog isoform X2: MDTILVFSLIITSYDVGKKELRDSSCHVEQLPGLFPMDVRKIRDVLMQEAQAEAKNSTFIQNQTVATLQCLGSGSKVKVNLVYSEKRSKVKQTLKNLRVIATPHRNSTASPNCHLTPTSKFQTGALLTGKESMPGSQRAMPMPAVVEKAKEGRPANCGS; the protein is encoded by the exons ATGGATACCATCTTGGTTTTCAGCCTAATCATTACATCCTATGATGTCGGCAAGAAAG AACTCAGAGATAGCAGCTGCCACGTGGAACAGCTGCCTGGACTCTTCCCAATGGATGTGAGAAAAATCAGGGATGTGCTGATGCAAG AGGCTCAGGCAGAAGCCAAAAATTCTACATTCATTCAGAATCAGACTGTGGCTACCCTTCAGTGCCTTGGCTCTGGGAGCAAAGTCAAAGTCAACCTTGTGTATTCAGAGAAAAGGTCAAAGGTCAAGCAGACTCTGAAGAACCTGAGAGTCATCGCCACTCCCCATAGAAACAGCACTGCCTCCCCAAACTGTCACTTAACTCCCACATCCAAGTTTCAGACTGGAGCCCTCCTAACAGGCAAAG AGTCAATGCCGGGGAGCCAGAGAGCTATGCCAATGCCAGCGGTTGTGgagaaggcaaaggaaggaaggCCAGCAAACTGCGGCAGCTGA